In the Sorghum bicolor cultivar BTx623 chromosome 4, Sorghum_bicolor_NCBIv3, whole genome shotgun sequence genome, AAGCATCTTGATTGCTGTTAATCCTTTTACAAGGCTGCCTCACCTGTACAACGAATACATGATGGAGCAATATAAGGGCATCCGATTAGGGGAGTTGAGTCCGCATGTTTTTGCAGTGGCGGATGCATCATACAGGTACAGGTTATTTTGTGGTTGAATtgcaatgcactgtttccatataatttatttatttcttcTGTTGACATTTGTTGAACTGATTAGGGCTATGGTGAATGATTCCCGAAGTCAGTCCATCCTGGTTAGTGGTGAAAGTGGTGCTGGCAAAACCGAAACAACGAAGCTTATTATGCAGTATCTGACCTTTGTTGGTGGTAGAGCCGCTCTTGATGATCGAACGGTTGAACAACAGGTTCTTGAAGTAAGTTTTGACTCTGTTTTCTCAACTATAATTTATGTAAACTAGGATGTCCCCATCTATAGTTTTGTTGAAGTATGCATTTTCTGTTGATATTGCTAACAATAGCATTGTCGTAATATTTCTTTATTCGTTCCCTCCACCAGTCTAACCCTCTTTTGGAGGCATTTGGCAATGCAAAAACAGTACGGAATGATAACTCAAGGTGAGAATTCACTCAATATTGGCTAATGTTTTCGATGGCTTGTGTGTGTTCCTCAAGTCAAGTCAAGATAATGAACAATCTCTTTTTTAATTAGTAGACCTAACCATTTCGACCTCcttttattttgttttgcatATTTTAAGTTTGTAACCTAAACACTTTTTGGTGCAGTCGATTTGGAAAATTCGTAGAGATACAGTTTGATGGAAGTGGTAGAATATCTGGAGCTGCTATTAGGACCTATCTCTTGGAAAGGTCCCGTGTTGTGCAAATTACTGATCCTGAAAGGAATTTTCATTGCTTCTACCAATTGTGTGCTTCTGGAAAGGTACGTTACCAACTATCACTATTTCATTGGATCATTTGTTATGTGAGTTCACTATATGAGTTTGGTTACTCTATGCATGATTAGCATTTTCCTATGCATTTGATGGTGTCTGATTTAACTTTCTAAGGACACTGTTGAACTTAATTAGTAACTATACTCATTTATCATGATGCAACCTTGGGCTCTACAAATTCCTCATAACAAGCTATTGATTTGACTTGTATGCACTCATAATCATTTTCCTGTTATTATAATGGTGTCTTGCAATTTCTTTGGTATTTGTCCTGAGGTTCTAGTGTTAGCTGAAATGTGTAATGATTTTATCTACTATATTCACAACGGAAATCAGTTTATTGTTGTTTTATGCTAAAGTTTAATGCCATGTTGGTATGATGTGGCATTGATTCGTTGAAACACTATTTGCTCAAGAGTGTTGACTGTTGAGACATGTTTTTCCTTATTAATACTCAAGCTTATTTATAAAGTATAAGCATGATATGACTTTTGTTCACTAAAAAGTCGACAGTACCATTAGTAGCATATTTTGAAGCTTGATTTGTTTAGATGCACACAAACATAGACAACAGTCACAACACAAGCCTGACACATCCAAGTAAAAATGTAATGACATTATTCTATGTCCTAGTGGCTCATGTGGTTCAAGCGAAGTAGAATGTGACATGAAATGAAGAAAGGAATAAGCATCTAATACCTATTTATTTCTTCATTTACTGTACTTTCAACAGAGATTAAGTGCATAGGCAAGCATACAACAAATGGAGTCATGCATTTACCATTCTTTGTAGCGTATTACCTAAATCTATGCGAAGTTATAGAAAATATGAAAGCATTTCTGCTGGTAAACCACTAGTATGATTTTATGTtaccattttttttaaaaaaactaccAGCCAAACATTCCATGGTTTGTGTACATTAAATCATTAATTATGGTGCCGTGATTTATTATCTTTGTATTTAGTATTTTCCAAAGATATAGTTGTAAAATATGCCTAATGATACGATGAAGTTATAAGGTTAATTAATTTTGATATTGCATTGTTTGTCTGTAAAGGATGCAGAGCTGTACAAACTTGGGCATGCAAGCAGTTTTCATTACTTGAATCAAAGCAATACATATGATTTGGAAGGGACAAACAATGAAGATGAGTACTGGAAGACGAAAAGGGCAATGGATATTGTTGGGATTAGCAGAGAAGATCAGGTTCCTAACATGATGCTAAGACACCTAGATGTTTCTTGGAAAATGTCTTCGTCAGAGAATTGTTGCATTGTCCTTCTATTGCGTAGTTATTTTCTACGTTACACGAGTACGGATACGAGTATCCGATACAATACGTATCGGATACGCGGATAcacactttctcaaaagaaaatccactaaaatggtgtatccgagtatccgtatccgcgtatccgacgagtatcggatacggatacgtcaCCTCCCTTGGAGTATCCGTGTAACATAGGTTATTTTTGCATCTTTCAGAAAATGAGTCTGTCTTTGTACTTGTTCAGGATGCTATATTTCGGACATTGGCAGCCATTCTTCATCTTGGCAATATTGAGTTTGCCCCAGGAAAGGATACCGATTCTTCAAAAATTAAGgattcaacctcaaattttcatctccaaacgGCAGCTAAATTATTTATGTATGTATTCTTGTTTCATCAACTACAATGATATTTTTGGGGAAAATATTCCTATTTTTCATTATTGTTGTTTCTCTGGAATTATGCTTTCTGTACTTTTGTTTTGAAATGGTTGGTTCGAATTGTTCTGGAGGCGTTGAAGTAAATGATTAAAATAAGCAGATACACCCAAAGATAGTTAATTTCGAGACCTCATCCTGAACACTCGTTGTAGATAATTAAAACTACGGTTTCTAAGGTCATGTTTCATGCTATCTGCTTATAGGCTTAGAAGATCGGTGCTACTACTAAATCTGGTTATAACATGTTTTAGTATAAATGGTCCCAGGGGTATGCACCACTCTTTTCGCTAAAAGAAGTATCATGGACTGTTAGGACTCCTGTCTTCTTGTAGTAGGCACTATTTTATGTATTGGAAGCAACATATCATACTATTCTGTACCTTAATTGAATTTGCTGCTTATAGTTTCATTTTGGTTCTTGAGACAGGTGTGATTCAGATCTATTGGTCTCAACACTATGTAGCCGTTCTATACATACTCGTGAAGGAATAATTGTTAAAGCATTGGACTGTGCTGCTGCCGCAGCTAATCGTGATGCTCTAGCGAAGACTGTATATGCAAGATTATTTGACTGGTATTTTCTTCTGCAATATTTTTAGGATTTATATTTTAATGTGATGCAATATTTTAGAACTATTTTCAGGCTTGTTGAGAATATTAATAAGTCTATTGGTCAAGATGTGGATTCCAAGGTACAAATTGGTGTCCTGGATATCTACGGCTTTGAAAGCTTCAAAAACAACAGGTTAAATAGATTGCATGCTATTATTTCATTTTCACTTATAGCAATGCACTAATAtttcatagtttttttttttaaaatgtaTGGATTGGATGAAGTGTATCGTTAGAAGGTAAAGAGCCTAGTTATCTGTTTATTTACAGCAATGTGAACAGGGTCAAGTACTCTATTTATTAGCTATATAATTGAATTATCTTGAAACATACAGCTTGTGTGCGTGCATGCATTTAGCATATTTTTACTACAGTTTGGTGAAACTTTGTAAATTGTGCATTTATTAGCCATCACATTGAAGTACTGATTTTGCAATGCTAGCTAGGTTTTGACGCTGCTCCTTGATTTACCTGTGCAGCTTTGAACAGTTTTGCATTAACTTTGCAAATGAAAAACTTCAGCAACACTTTAATGAGGTATGCACTGTATTTGTCTGTCGGATTtagaatttttttaatttacttCTCTTAACACTGGATGCTATAAATGCCTTCTCTCAGCATGTATTCAAGATGGAACAGGAGGAGTACAAAAGCGAGGAAATTAATTGGAGCTACATTGAGTTCATTGACAATCAGGATGTGCTGGATTTGATTGAAAAGGTTATTTCTTTACCTTTATTCATCGACATAGGCTGAGTGTTCTATACTGTGTGACCTTGATTTGTTGTATTGAGAGCTATGTTTACatatataataattattttGCGCTTGCATTAAATTATCCTCTTGCAAGTTTTTATCATATTTTGAGCCTCTGTTGCGCGCTTATCTTGCACCTGCAGTGCTGGGATAGATTGGTGCTCTTCTGCCTTGAGCAAATAACTGTATGTTGATATTGTTTTGCACTTGTGTTAACTGCCAGTGCTGATGTGCAGTCCTCCATGTTGAGTTCTGTTTAACACACTAATGTTGCCTCATTTGTTTTTTCTTGTGcgtagttgacaagtttttgtgTTGCTTGTGCTGTATCcatttttggtatttttttcCTTGTCATTTAGTGGTATAGGTTCGAACTGTGCAGgatgtaattgcatgtaagGATTATAACCGGTAAAGTCAATATCTACCTTTATTTTAAGATTATCCAACTGTAGGCTTTAGAATGGTTGTTAGTACTCTGGTTTGTGTAATGGGAGCAACATGTTGCTGTTTCCTAAATGCAAGGTTCTGGCTTCCCGTTCCCCaaaaacataaaaatatatagataATATATGCTTACTGTGTCAGGTATTTGAACAAGATTTTTTTAGCATCCTGTTAATATTTGCAACATCAGTAGTGTAAGCTGTACTTAGCATGACTACTAAGTCTATTACTTCATTCATTAGGTCATGCTTACTTTAAGGCATTTTTTCTGTCATTTTAACCCCCTTAGCCATGGCTGAAACTATGTAGTCTAGGGATAGACCTGTGACCACTTTTACTTCCTTTGTCTGACCTGGATGCCCTGGAAAACATTTTGTAAACTGAAATCAATTGTATCCTATGTCCGTGAAACAGAAACCGATTGGAATTATTGCACTGCTGGATGAAGCTTGGTAAGCTGCCTGTTTGTTTCTCTTggaatataatatttatataaaataaatccCTGTCCTCAGCTATGGTTTTCTCATTTACAGCATGTTTCCCAAATCTACGCATGAGACCTTTGCGACAAAGATGTTCAGAAACTTCTCTTCCCATCCTAGGCTTGAGAAGACAAAATTCTCAGAAACAGATTTTACCATCTCACACTATGCTGGGAAGGTAAGCCAGAAGCCCAGGACTGCCAGGTattgtcattaattattatTCTAGTTAATAATAATAACATCTGACTGTTTGCAGGTCACGTATCAAACAGATTCTTTTTTGGAAAAGAATCGAGATTATATTGTTGCAGAGCACTGCAATCTTCTATCATCTTCAAGGTGCCCATTTGTTTCTGGACTTTTCACTTCATTGCCAGAAGAATCTATAAGATCCTCGTACAAGTTTTCATCAGTTGCTTCCAGATTCAAGGTATCAATAAAAAGTGTATTGCCTCTGTTTCCTTTTGCTTTTGAGATATGTGCTTCTTCCATTTGGCGCTTCTTTGAATTTTATGAATTTGTCCACTAACGAGTTACTTTACTTGTGGCTATGTTCGCATTAACATGTTAAATATGGTATTTTGGGCATTATCGTAGTCGACTGTTCCAGGACCTTTTTTTTGCGCCCTTTTAACTTTTTAATATTAATATAATGATATGCAGCTCTTCTGCATGTTCGAGCAAAAATCACCAATCTTTATTGCATTTGATCTTTTGAAAGTCGACGTTTCTTGAAGTTTGTTTGCAATTGAAGGACCTGCAGAAGTCTCAGCCATTTTTCTACCCTTTGGATATTTATATTCGTTTCACTCTTAACATCATTGTACATTTAACTGAGCACTGATTTATTGTCTTTCTTGATTTTTTTGGAAGCTACAACTGCAAGCCCTCATGGAAACCCTAAACTCAACTGAACCTCACTATGTACGCTGCGTGAAGCCTAACTCTGCTAATCGACCTCAGCTTTTTGAAAATCAAAGCGTATTGCATCAGCTACGTTGTGGGGTAAGAACTATCACAGAAGCATAGACTAGTAAAGCAGTATCATAATTTTTCTTATTGTTTTACTAGTCAGCACATCTGCCGATATAATAGTTCGTTGCTGATTGTCATTTTTGCACCTctgcactaaggccttgtttggattcaCATGTATcaacatcaatccacatgtgttgaagttgtttaagttccactccaatccacttcCACACATTTGGATTGAGGTGGATACAtgtgcatccaaacaaggcctaaacattgAATGTTGAATATTTTCTTTTTGCTTCAAGATGTACTTTCATGTAACAGATCAATAATCTTAGAGCTCCAATGTTAGGGAAAATCAAACCAAGCACATAGTGGCAATCAATTACTGGATGTGAGACTGAAAAGTGTCCTTAAAACTCGGTTTGCCTGGAACAAACAATCTGTCACGAGCCCCAAATGTGTTGAAGACTTGAAGGTTTCTTTACCTGTGCTGGCAGATGAGGAAAGGTCGGAGTCGATGCTACCCTTCACTTCTTCTCCTTCTGTGTAGATCCTCTTTAGCAGCTTCTTCTCTGGCTCGGATGGCTTCTCAGCTTGACACGGCACACGTAGGAGCTCAAGCTCGATTTGTGGGAGAGGACCGGGGGGGGGGCGGGGGGGAGGGGATGAGGAGCTCTGGCTTAGATTGACACAGACCTGACACCCACCATAAGCTTGTTTGTGGCCactgacttttttttttgaatctgTGGCTGATTTGGGGTGAGAGAGGAAGGGGATTGAAAGAACGTCGGTGAACAGGAGATGGTCAGATGGGGAACGAGTGGAAGAAACCTTGTTTAGGCAGGAGAGAAGATTTTTAATCGCATGTGGGTCCCGTACACACTACAGCTACTTAATCATCCAAAGTTATATTGAACAGTTTCCTATGGTTCAATGCGCATTGGAGATGCCCTTATATGAAATGATTTGTGGTTCTTCAGTGATGGCGAAATGATATTGCTGTGATGTTCAGCGTCCTACTGCTCTTAAATCATACCAACATTTGATTTGCTTGGGCACACTGTATTGACAGTTTTGGCAAGTAACTGGACCACATTTATGTGGTTCCTTTGGATATGTTTATATTTCCACCTCATTATGTTTTTATTCCCTGAAACTACAAAATTCTCAAGCTACACATCGTATACTCCAGCACCTGTATTTGGTATGACATAGTCATGAAAACATAATTTGACCACAAGCTTCTGTTGTTCAGAtctttaaaataaaatagaagtTATACTCTGACGTTCATAGAAGTGTTGCTGGCAAAAAAAACTGCATGCTTTCGAGGttttacttatttattttactGGAGGGAATTAGTACTCAGCAAATGATTCATTGTTTTTGGTCCATTTTGCTATGTTTTCACAAAAATTGTCACTTGGTGGCATGACAGGGTGTCTTAGAGGCTGTCCGTATTAGTCTTGCTGGCTATCCTACCAGAAGGACTTATGCTGAATTTGTTGACCGGTTCGCGGTTCTAGTTCCAGAGTTGATGATTGGAAGGTACCGTTTATATCCTTGATGAAACTAGTTAGGGAAAGAGGTGGAAATTTAGATGAGTTAATGTTTCTTTATGGCCTGAAACACTCTGCATAATTGCTTGGTCTTATTGATACATGTAAATAACAACATACTCGACTTGAATAACTTGATTCCTCTTTACCAAGGAGTTTTGTGCTTGAAATAATTGAGCATGGGCTTTCTGGTCTGGTCAAAATTTATCTTGTCATTACTAGTCTATTACACTGTGTGGACAACTGTGCACATCACCTGATAATTTGTACATGTTTAATTAGGCAGCACTATCATATTGTAGTATGGTAGCAACTGTTGGGAGTTTATCCAGTCTGCTTATAAGAAAAGAATAGTTGATTGTTTTGTTGATTTGCTTCACCATGTTTGCTTTACATGTGCAGTTACGATGAAAGAATGCTGACAAAGGGTATTCTCGAAAAGATGGAGCTTGAAAATTTTCAAGTAATGTGCTCAGCTGAGACTTTGTTGTTGCAATGTACTAATGTTTTGTGATGATTAGATGATTAAATGACCCACATCTATTTACATGACTGAGTCTTGTTTATATCTCCCATGCAAGTATATAAGGTTTAaatctttttatatatatataaaaacccACCATTACTCTTCTGCATAAACATCCTGTTTTTCAGAATGCACCATGATTATGTTAGAAATTGTTAGTGCTTCTGGGCTAAGGACCTCTGGAATTTGTTTGCTAAGGCAGTGTTGAATCTCTTGGTCCTAGTGACAGTGATTTCATTTGGTCGTCTTACTACTTGTGCTGTTGCATGTGTTATATTAGTCTGTGTTGTTTgggtattttatttttataatactCTTCTTCTGAATGAAATGATGCTCAGCTCTCATGCATACTCCaggaaaaaattcaaaatttaagtAATTGCTTTAATGATATGCTTAAGGTCACCAAGGGAAAGATGTGAAAATAATATATTGACATTTTCTTTTACGTGATAGCTTGGTAGAACAAAGGTGTTCCTTAGGGCTGGTCAAATTGCGATATTAGATATGCGCCGTGCTGAGGTTTTGGACAATGCTGCACGACACATTCAAGGCCGTTTCAGAACATTTATCACACGCAAAGAATTTGTGAAAACAAGGGAGGCTTCAGTTTCTGTACAAGCATACTGCAGAGGTAAACATGTGGGCTTATCATTCGGCTTTATAGTTTTGTTCTGAGAGCAACATACATCAGTAAAATCATGACAGAAAAGAGTAAAACGAGTTATTGCTTTATCCACTAAATGAACTGGAATGAACCACATTATTTCTATGTTCCAGTTTAACTGTATACTTCAGAAAACACCATTTTTTGCTCCTAGAAGTAGTAATTGTCTAATGGTGTTGAGTAGTTGTGATGACAGAGAACTATAATCAgttactctgtctccaaatgaaCTGGATTGAAATACAATATTTTCAGATTTGATGGTTGTTTGGTAAGTACTAATCTTTTGCCAGCAGAGGTAGTAATTGCTTAATTGGGTTGGACGGTTGTTAGATCGTTATAGTTGGCTGAAGGTTTCTTGAGAAATGTGATTGCATAGGGTGCCAATTAGTCCCATAATCTTGATACCTAGATGATAATTTGTTTCTGTCCGGCGACAATTAATTTCATTTACTTTAATACTCACAGGGTTGCTATTCTCATGACTTGCAAGTTCAAATTTATTCTTTGGTTCCTGTACACATCCCTCATGAATCACAACCTCTTGATCTTTCTGATATTAAATTGTTAATACATTCTTTTTGTTAATTAGGCTGTTTGGCAAGGAAGATGTATGCAATCAGGCGTGAAACAGCGGCAGCTGTAATTGTTCAGAAGTATGTCCGAAGATGGATCCTACGTAGAGCTCACCTGCAAGCATGTTTGGCAGCTCTTCTTATTCAGTCTTATATTCGAGGGTTCATCGCTCGCCGCTATTTCTCTGCCATTAGGGAACATAAAGCTGCTACAGTGATACAGGTGTGACCCCCCTCCCCTCCTGAAATTGTGCACAAAATAAAACCATCTTAAAACAAGCATATTCAGTGAAAATTGTTACAAGCATTGTTTGGTTTATTTACATCATTGGCACACTGCAGTCTATATGGAGAAGACGGAAGGTTGTCATGCTTTTCCAGAATTGTCGGCAAGCCGCTGTGACAATTCAGTGTTCTTGGAGACAGAAGCTTGCAAGAAAGGAGCTAAGGAGACTTAAAATGGTAATTTCCTTGGTTATATAAATGAATGAAACCTGCATTAGTTATTTGtatttttgttctttttttctttaaatATTCTTGCATTTCCTCCCCCCCCCTTCCTCCGTGTGCTGCTAAGGTTTTCATGTTCCTTGCAACTTTTGGAATCTTATCTCTCTCTCCTGTGATTATTGTGTATTGGGAAAACTCTTATA is a window encoding:
- the LOC8082670 gene encoding protein OPAQUE1, coding for MSFRKGLKVWVEEKGEGWVEAEVAEAKERAVVVLTSQRKKITVSPEKLLPRDTDEDLGGGHVDDMTKLTYLNEPGVLYNLKKRYALNEIYTYTGSILIAVNPFTRLPHLYNEYMMEQYKGIRLGELSPHVFAVADASYRAMVNDSRSQSILVSGESGAGKTETTKLIMQYLTFVGGRAALDDRTVEQQVLESNPLLEAFGNAKTVRNDNSSRFGKFVEIQFDGSGRISGAAIRTYLLERSRVVQITDPERNFHCFYQLCASGKDAELYKLGHASSFHYLNQSNTYDLEGTNNEDEYWKTKRAMDIVGISREDQDAIFRTLAAILHLGNIEFAPGKDTDSSKIKDSTSNFHLQTAAKLFMCDSDLLVSTLCSRSIHTREGIIVKALDCAAAAANRDALAKTVYARLFDWLVENINKSIGQDVDSKVQIGVLDIYGFESFKNNSFEQFCINFANEKLQQHFNEHVFKMEQEEYKSEEINWSYIEFIDNQDVLDLIEKKPIGIIALLDEACMFPKSTHETFATKMFRNFSSHPRLEKTKFSETDFTISHYAGKVTYQTDSFLEKNRDYIVAEHCNLLSSSRCPFVSGLFTSLPEESIRSSYKFSSVASRFKLQLQALMETLNSTEPHYVRCVKPNSANRPQLFENQSVLHQLRCGGVLEAVRISLAGYPTRRTYAEFVDRFAVLVPELMIGSYDERMLTKGILEKMELENFQLGRTKVFLRAGQIAILDMRRAEVLDNAARHIQGRFRTFITRKEFVKTREASVSVQAYCRGCLARKMYAIRRETAAAVIVQKYVRRWILRRAHLQACLAALLIQSYIRGFIARRYFSAIREHKAATVIQSIWRRRKVVMLFQNCRQAAVTIQCSWRQKLARKELRRLKMAANEAGALREAKNKLEKKMDDLALRLTLERRLRAASEDSKSAEILRRDKIIESLSAECAAAKSAAQNEHDKNLLLQKQLDDSLREIAMLQSKKIMSAEAEKENSNLKNLVESLSMKNSILENELTVTRKSSDDTMEKLKDVEGKCNHLQQNLDKLQEKLTNLENENHVLRQKAFNMPTMNNLPVAPKTLSEKFSASIGLPISEPKHIYESPTPTKYLASLPQSLSASRRSRLPVERHEQNHEILLKCIKENLGYKDGKPVAACIIYKCLLHWRAFESERTAIFDHVIEAINDVLKGTEADGRLPYWLSNTSALLCLLQRNLRSNGLFATPSRRSGGAIGKIAQTLRSPSKFVGRSDTLPQVDARYPAILFKQQLTACVEKIFGQLRDNLKKEISPLLNLCIQAPKSTRGQPGKTSKSPGVGAHLASNSNWDNIVNFLDLLMDTLRENYVPSFFIRKLITQLFSFINIQLFNSLLLRRECCTFSNGEYVKAGLSLLEKWITDVTEEFAGTSWHELNYIREAVGFLVIHQKRKKTLQEIRQDLCPSLSVRQIYRICSMYWDDKYNTQGISTEVVAAMREVVNKDTQNLLSNSFLLDDDLSIPFSTEDLSMAIPAIDYADVDLPECLQHYTSVQFLIRQQDLQPAQ